The proteins below are encoded in one region of Flavobacterium nackdongense:
- the rlmB gene encoding 23S rRNA (guanosine(2251)-2'-O)-methyltransferase RlmB codes for MEKEHLIFGIRAIIEAIQSGKEVDKVFIQKEISGELMKDLMKVMKRANVNFSYVPVEKLNRLTPNNHQGAVASISPIGFIDLEHLVDATVASGKVPLFLILDQISDARNFGAIIRTAECTGVNGIIVQKAGSAPVNGDTVKTSAGAVFNVPICKVEHIKDAIFYLQGSGIKTVAATEKTDQNIYDITLNEPVAIIMGSEDRGINPSVLKIVDEKAKLPMFGTIGSLNVSVACGAFLYEAVRQRT; via the coding sequence ATGGAAAAAGAACATTTAATATTCGGAATAAGGGCTATTATTGAAGCTATTCAATCCGGCAAGGAAGTCGATAAAGTATTTATACAAAAAGAAATATCCGGCGAATTGATGAAAGACCTAATGAAAGTGATGAAACGCGCCAACGTGAATTTCTCTTATGTGCCAGTCGAAAAACTGAATCGTTTAACTCCTAATAATCATCAAGGTGCCGTAGCTTCGATATCTCCGATTGGTTTTATTGACTTGGAACATTTAGTTGATGCTACTGTAGCGTCCGGAAAAGTGCCCTTATTTTTGATTTTAGATCAAATATCAGATGCTCGAAATTTTGGTGCCATTATCAGAACTGCTGAATGTACCGGTGTTAATGGAATAATTGTTCAAAAAGCAGGCTCAGCTCCCGTAAATGGAGATACTGTAAAAACCTCTGCGGGAGCAGTTTTTAATGTACCTATTTGCAAAGTAGAACATATCAAAGATGCCATTTTCTACCTTCAAGGGTCAGGCATAAAAACAGTAGCTGCCACTGAAAAAACAGACCAAAATATATATGACATTACGCTAAACGAACCTGTTGCGATCATTATGGGTTCTGAAGATCGCGGCATCAATCCTTCGGTCCTTAAAATTGTGGACGAAAAAGCAAAATTGCCAATGTTTGGAACTATAGGCTCGCTAAATGTATCTGTAGCTTGTGGTGCGTTCTTATACGAAGCCGTTAGACAAAGAACTTAG